One Perognathus longimembris pacificus isolate PPM17 chromosome 2, ASM2315922v1, whole genome shotgun sequence DNA segment encodes these proteins:
- the LOC125347304 gene encoding small nuclear ribonucleoprotein G-like, whose translation MSKAHPPKLKIFMDKKLSLKLNGGRHVQGILRGFDPSMNLVIGECVETATSEQQNNIGMVVIRGNSIIMLEALEQV comes from the coding sequence ATGAGCAAAGCTCACCCTCCTAAGCTAAAAATATTTATGGATAAGAAACTATCTTTGAAATTAAATGGTGGCAGACATGTCCAAGGAATATTGCGTGGATTTGATCCATCTATGAATCTGGTGATAGGTGAATGTGTGGAGACGGCTACTAGTGAGCAACAGAACAATATTGGAATGGTGGTTATACGAGGAAATAGCATCATCATGTTAGAAGCCTTGGAACAAGTTTAA